Proteins from a genomic interval of Ciona intestinalis chromosome 9, KH, whole genome shotgun sequence:
- the LOC100178082 gene encoding rab GTPase-activating protein 1-like, whose amino-acid sequence MDKLSLNSAASSDNISSEFEVVLSQTCHSDNSNIETGLKIAGNGNEDQLKQTLEEVMISSDIINSDLKAQEEQDTSHNETRPTTLGVETATVPSKDKLSLEDEDCILFNGVYYLGCASVNAPRSEMEALRTISILRAQQDPESSYFREFNLPGQNDTDDNPLHKQIEVVLSVPNRADGTVRLLEPGVSGVMTSFKLYTILFCCRGADDSAEKDCFAFTESHQSSGIFQCHVFRCEVHEAVRKVLYSFELAFRSIPKSPVNTDAKLSAGAQLLRRSQIQEGLVSVSPGEASMNTLSHEVDENTFCFTVTLEIKEDDTKGGYATVPWDKTSSCFKLRHNLMKQVIVKVTQTSNVELTLERCFGLLLTPGRNVKHSDMHLLDMNHSPVEDEPLTGTRTVVGLWDPSHTHFALLNTETQKGTRVFLSVAVDLVVQEIQEPVRFLIETKARIFPQNEKFWYFGKKILHEQFFLKLKELATKKVNKPMYEVECIESETWRSKWSSSTEQHPPLDRALCSSSPQDEEDDDDTDEPLLSGSGEVSKECTERVLHDWGDALARWRADLSRRPTGLRTLIRAGIPDALRGEVWQLLAGCHDNQRMLEKYRVLITKDSPQENIIQRDIHRTFPANDYFKTTGGSGQDSLYRITKAYSVFDHEVGYCQGLSFLAAALLLHMPEEQAFCVLIKIMYDNKMRDLFKNGFETLHLKFYQLDRCIEELMPNLHDHFKQLGIECHMFSSQWFLTLFTAKFPLSMVYQVVDVFLSEGEPVVFRVALGLLHCSRMELLALDFEGVLKYFRVQLPKKYRNEEHTKLLIQTAVNLKLKKMKKYEKDYQLEKERLALEEDPLIRIEKENKRLMEGNLRLELENDDLARELVTNRVTLGTQLEKTMEHADNLQCDLSAAIEDLRTNRNKVCELNDENQRLVVEAAQVKEMCRKEMDRQATEIEAKSKIVADYKTICSQLSLRIENMQIIHKEEVEAVKMNKENVPSTKLTQSDKDQQHKNEKEKLEKQIRELELQLAQTKLKLVESECRVQDVEHQLASSTKELQASKNTWFQKTLSTLTTRKTDSSNIPSPTATSGASFAAENINVPKRQTVP is encoded by the exons ATTGCCGGTAATGGTAACGAAGAtcagttaaaacaaacattagaAGAAGTTATGATCAGTAGTGATATTATTAACAGTGATCTGAAAGCACAAG AAGAACAAGACACCTCCCATAATGAAACAAGACCAACCACATTAGGTGTTGAAACAG CCACTGTACCATCCAAGGATAAGTTATCCCTGGAAGATGAAGATTGCATCTTATTTAACGGAGTTTATTATCTTGGATGCGCATCAGTAAATGCTCCAAGGAGCGAAATGGAAGCTCTTCGAACAATTTCTATCCTCCGTGCTCAACAAGATCCGGAGTCAAGTTACTTCCGGGAGTTCAATCTTCCAGGACAAAACGACACGGATGATAATCCTCTTCATAAACAGATTGAGGTTGTGCTCAGTGTTCCCAACAGAGCAGATGGAACAGTCAG GTTACTTGAACCTGGAGTATCTggagtgatgacgtcatttaaacTTTACACGATATTATTCTGCTGTCGTGGTGCTGATGATAGTGCTGAGAAAGATTGTTTTGCATTCACTGAATCCCATCAATCATCTGGAATATTTCAATGCCATGTGTTTCGATGTGAAGTCCATGAAGCT GTTCGTAAAGTGTTGTACAGTTTTGAACTTGCGTTTCGAAGTATTCCAAAAAGTCCTGTAAACACAGATGCAAAGTTATCTGCTGGTGCTCAACTGTTAAGAAG GTCACAAATACAGGAAGGCTTAGTGAGTGTCTCACCTGGAGAAGCAAGCATGAACACTTTATCACATGAAGTTGATgaaaacacattttgtttcaCCGTGACACTGGAAATTAA AGAGGACGACACAAAGGGTGGATATGCGACGGTTCCTTGGGATAAAACATCATCTTGCTttaaattacgtcacaatttaaTGAAACAAGTTATTGTCAAAGTAACACAAACCAGCAATGTGGAATTAACATTGGAAAG atGTTTTGGATTGTTACTTACACCTGGTCGTAATGTGAAACACAGCGACATGCATCTGCTTGATATGAACCACTCACCAGTTGAAGATGAACCATTAACTGGAACACGAACTGTCGTTGGTTTGTGGGATCCTTCGCATACACATTTTGCTTTGCTTAACACTGAAACACAAAAAG GTACTCGGGTGTTTCTGAGTGTTGCAGTTGACCTTGTAGTGCAAGAGATACAAGAACCTGTTCGATTTCTTATTGAAACAAAGGCAAGAATTTTTCCacagaatgaaaagttttggTATTTCGGGAAAAAAATCCTCCACGAACAATTTTTCCTGAAACTGAAAGAG CTTGCCACTAAGAAAGTGAACAAACCAATGTATGAAGTGGAATGTATTGAAAGTGAAACATGGAGGAGTAAATGGTCTTCATCCACGGAGCAACATCCACCTCTGGATCGAGCTCTTTGTTCCTCCTCACCTCAAGATGAGGAAGATGATGATG acaCAGATGAACCATTGCTTAGTGGTTCTGGTGAAGTAAGCAAGGAATGCACCGAGCGTGTGTTGCATGACTGGGGGGATGCCCTTGCAAGATGGCGCGCTGATCTTAGTCGTCGACCTACTGGTTTGCGGACACTTATACGAGCAGGTATACCCGATGCATTAAGAGGGGAGGTGTGGCAGTTACTTGCCGGTTGCCATGACAATCAGAGGATGTTGGAAAAATACAGAGTCTTGATAACTAAG GACTCGCCCCAAGAAAACATCATACAGCGAGACATACATCGAACTTTTCCTGCAAATGATTATTTCAAAACAACTGGTGGATCAGGACAAGATTCACTTTACAGAATCACTAAAGCTTACTCAGTGTTTGATCATGAGGTTGGATATTGTCAAGGACTTTCTTTTCTTGCTGCTGCCCTGCTACTACAT ATGCCAGAAGAACAAGCGTTCTGTGTTCTTATCAAAATAATGTACGATAACAAGATGagagatttatttaaaaacggATTCGaaactttacatttaaagttttatcaaCTTGATCGTTGTATTGAG GAATTGATGCCAAACCTACATgatcattttaaacaactggGAATTGAATGCCACATGTTTTCAAGCCAGTGGTTTCTTACTTTGTTTACAGCTAAGTTTCCACTCAGTATGGTATACCAAGTTGTGGATGTGTTTCTTAGCGAG GGTGAACCAGTTGTGTTCCGTGTTGCGCTTGGTCTTCTACACTGTAGCAGGATGGAGTTGCTTGCTTTGGATTTTGAGGGCGTTCTTAAATACTTCCGCGTTCAACTTCCTAAGAAATATCGAAACGAGGAACATACAAAACTTCTTATTCAAACTGCTGTCAATCTAAAG ttgaagaaaatgaagaaatatGAGAAAGATTATCAACTTGAGAAGGAGAGGTTAGCATTGGAGGAAGATCCTTTGATTAGAATTGag aaagaaaacaaacgtttaatGGAAGGAAACTTGCGACTTGAACTTGAAAATGATGATCTTGCAAGGGAACTCGTAACTAATCGAGTAACTCTTGGTACTCAACTTGAAAAG ACGATGGAACACGCTGACAACCTCCAATGTGACCTAAGTGCCGCCATTGAAGATTTACGAACAAATCGCAACAAAGTTTGCGAATTAAACGATGAAAATCAAAGACTTGTTGTTGAAGCAGCTCAG GTTAAAGAGATGTGTAGAAAGGAAATGGACAGACAAGCAACTGAGATTGAAGCAAAGTCAAAGATTGTGGCagattataaaactatttgttCACAATTAAGTTTAAGAATCGAAAATATGCAAATTATTCATAAAGAAGAAGTGGAAGCTGTTAAGATG aataaagaaaatgttCCTTCGACAAAACTGACGCAGTCGGACAAGGACcaacaacataaaaatgaaaaagaaaaattggaaaaacaaATTCGAGAACTTGAATTACAACTTGCGCAAACTAAACTAAAACTTGTTGAATCCGAATGCAGAGTGCAG gATGTGGAACACCAGTTAGCATCAAGCACTAAGGAGTTACAAGCATCCAAAAACACTTGGTTCCAGAAAACTCTGTCCACGTTAACGACACGAAAAACTGATTCCTCCAACATTCCATCGCCTACAGCGACATCTGGTGCGAGTTTTGCAGCGGAAAATATTAACGTT